From Parambassis ranga chromosome 9, fParRan2.1, whole genome shotgun sequence, the proteins below share one genomic window:
- the LOC114440989 gene encoding protein eva-1-like, with translation MDPLRLVAFGLLAAACCFTPAAEGDIIYACHNDTAEMSCDVGSKINLEHILYKVGVGTRCGEGKRHPDDGPDDYCSFPWAEMVVEDLCGNRRSCKVPVTEHVFGEYPCQEQTRYLEVSYTCVQPPAPPPPPPPPKPDCEDKAADEA, from the exons ATGGACCCACTGAGGCTGGTCGCCTTCGGCT TGctggctgctgcctgctgcttcACTCCGGCTGCTG AGGGAGACATCATCTACGCCTGTCACAATGACACTGCTGAGATGTCCTGTG ACGTCGGCAGTAAGATAAACCTGGAACACATCCTGTACAAGGTCGGCGTGGGGACGAGGTGCGGGGAGGGCAAGCGCCACCCCGACGACGGACCCGACGACTACTGCTCCTTCCCCTGGGcggagatggtggtggaggacct ctgtgggAACAGGCGGTCCTGTAAGGTCCCCGTCACGGAGCACGTCTTCGGTGAATATCCCTGTCAGGAGCAGACCAGGTACCTGGAGGTGTCCTACACCTGCGTCCAACCACCtgcaccacctccacccccgCCTCCACCCAAGCCtgact gtgaagACAAAGCCGCGGATGAAGCCTGA